One part of the Salinivirga cyanobacteriivorans genome encodes these proteins:
- a CDS encoding YARHG domain-containing protein produces MKKLFFLLLLLPFFEVFAQTSYDIDDFSFAGYSNNRLIYLNWDDQKHLYTAVLDDSFVIREFKINELENPETIWFIYDSIRLDHSLKSQITTIEINNNKREVLKGYRIGNSIGFAEDENLMVMSCKVAESSILTVYNITEDSLYFLPIIGQKPTIRNGYVYFSAEHICKRYSSYIDDIYRVKIDDWNNPELIIQNADKNWSVLPNSNIIYADILEDKNNRVLFDSETKTYATTSYFGSPTIVKYQGDFYYQMKQFGKPIFLKVIKYDEEYPIADTRNLCPKEKRILVNLPNSQKRFENSFITEDLLYEAPSSELQKLTKGQLRKLRNAFFARQGYQFSSEDLQEFFGQFDWYHEMVERNQFYELSNDQVVISPQDKKRVELIMEVEQGK; encoded by the coding sequence ATGAAAAAACTATTTTTTTTGCTGCTATTGCTTCCTTTTTTTGAGGTTTTTGCCCAAACTAGTTATGATATTGATGATTTTAGCTTTGCTGGATATTCAAATAATCGCTTGATTTATCTTAATTGGGATGATCAAAAACACTTATATACAGCAGTTTTAGATGATAGCTTTGTAATTAGAGAGTTTAAGATTAATGAACTAGAAAACCCCGAGACCATCTGGTTTATATATGACTCTATTAGGTTAGACCATTCATTGAAAAGTCAAATTACTACAATAGAAATTAATAATAATAAAAGAGAAGTTTTAAAAGGATATCGAATAGGGAATTCAATTGGATTTGCTGAAGATGAAAACCTCATGGTAATGTCATGTAAGGTTGCTGAAAGCTCCATATTGACAGTATATAATATTACTGAAGACTCTTTATATTTTTTACCTATAATTGGACAAAAGCCAACGATTAGGAATGGTTACGTTTACTTTTCAGCTGAACATATATGTAAAAGGTATTCAAGCTATATTGATGATATATATAGAGTTAAAATTGATGATTGGAATAATCCAGAGTTAATAATACAAAATGCAGATAAAAACTGGAGTGTTTTACCAAATAGCAATATCATTTATGCAGATATTCTGGAAGATAAGAACAATAGAGTGCTATTTGACTCTGAAACAAAAACTTACGCAACTACAAGTTATTTTGGTAGTCCAACTATTGTTAAGTATCAGGGAGATTTTTATTATCAAATGAAGCAATTTGGTAAACCTATATTCTTAAAAGTAATAAAATATGATGAAGAATACCCTATAGCAGATACCAGAAATTTATGTCCAAAAGAAAAAAGGATATTGGTTAACCTGCCCAACAGCCAAAAGAGATTTGAAAACTCCTTTATCACCGAAGACCTTCTTTATGAAGCCCCTTCGTCCGAATTGCAAAAACTGACTAAAGGCCAATTGCGAAAACTGCGGAACGCATTTTTTGCACGACAAGGCTATCAATTTAGCAGTGAAGATTTACAGGAATTTTTCGGGCAGTTTGATTGGTACCACGAAATGGTGGAGCGCAATCAGTTTTATGAACTCAGCAATGACCAGGTTGTAATTTCCCCGCAAGACAAAAAACGTGTAGAATTGATTATGGAGGTAGAGCAGGGGAAATAG
- a CDS encoding CHC2 zinc finger domain-containing protein, whose amino-acid sequence MQIPDIKKRLPIMSVLAHYGIKMNKNDHIICPFHKDDKPSCKIYTDTNTYNCFGCGKTGDVIQFIQDKENCDKHTALKKATELANGNATKNTQNTDVMGIASKRAAEAENFAELFNRQKEGLPRSPKAQEYLRNRCLEELQEVGYNSGVNWKNLKQCITFPLKDKNGNIVSLYGRRIIESNGYNVEFGKHYYTENRKGLYPGYPPVGGHGPVQKTETLIITEAIIDAASLLQCKDALQSVSILSAYGTNGLTAEHKAAIAEWSSSGVEKQEVIFFFDGDNAGREGVIKNTENVQRLLSRVEVTSVPTPDGEDVNSMFVTYGKEAILQLIEERQPVNLKTPKSPNNITIQQFNNKAITPEEVQETNGLSPLNTNTPNKIIFETPTARYIIKGSLPKTFDRMLVSLDVQHLETAIKYRCRLDLYEEKQTRKEAREASEKLDLRSDLVESDLSELTDLLEEYRDNQLQQTTEENSNDKALSLPEQAKCKAFLKKQNLIEHLNDLIGQSGIVGEENNRLFLFIIGTSHKMPGTLHALIQGSSGSGKTHLLSKIAALMPDERVVKFTRVTENSFYNYDEYYFQGKLVCLEDIDGLKEEALFAWRELISNEQLSSSTSQKDENGNIRSAQRIVRGPMASICATTHGQIYEDNMSRMFIVAVDESSEQTQKIMNYQSKTASGTIEKKLEVEAKEFLQNSIRMLKPLKVINPYADKIKLPPQAHKIRRLHELFLSFVKQVTLIHQYQRKRDDRGRIITEPEDLKTAVEIMFDSIFLKVDELDGSLRQFFEQLKAYVLAKENPQNYEFMQREIRHSLNLSKSATHRYLNNLLELEYLSVTGGYQNKGLRYKVSYWDNVVKLREQIKEYLNNQLDKL is encoded by the coding sequence ATGCAAATCCCCGACATCAAAAAACGGCTGCCTATAATGAGTGTTTTGGCGCATTACGGCATTAAAATGAATAAGAATGATCATATTATATGCCCGTTCCACAAGGACGACAAGCCCAGCTGCAAGATTTATACAGACACTAACACTTACAACTGCTTTGGCTGTGGTAAAACCGGCGATGTAATACAATTTATCCAGGACAAAGAAAATTGCGATAAGCACACAGCTTTAAAAAAGGCCACAGAACTGGCCAATGGCAACGCAACAAAAAATACCCAAAATACCGATGTAATGGGGATTGCATCCAAGCGGGCTGCGGAGGCCGAAAACTTTGCCGAACTATTTAACAGGCAAAAAGAAGGCCTCCCACGCAGCCCCAAAGCACAAGAATATTTGAGAAACCGCTGCTTAGAAGAATTACAAGAAGTTGGCTATAACTCAGGAGTAAACTGGAAAAATCTCAAACAGTGCATTACGTTCCCATTGAAAGACAAAAACGGAAACATCGTAAGTCTGTACGGTAGAAGAATCATCGAGAGCAATGGTTATAACGTAGAATTTGGCAAACACTACTATACCGAAAACCGCAAAGGGCTTTATCCGGGCTATCCGCCAGTAGGCGGACACGGTCCAGTACAAAAAACCGAAACCCTGATCATCACCGAGGCCATCATAGATGCAGCTTCACTGCTGCAATGTAAAGACGCTCTACAGAGCGTCTCCATACTAAGCGCCTACGGCACCAACGGCCTAACCGCCGAACACAAAGCAGCCATTGCAGAATGGTCTTCGAGCGGAGTCGAGAAGCAAGAAGTAATCTTTTTCTTTGATGGAGACAATGCTGGACGTGAAGGCGTAATAAAAAATACAGAAAACGTTCAAAGGTTACTGAGCAGAGTTGAAGTAACAAGCGTGCCAACACCTGATGGCGAGGATGTAAATAGTATGTTCGTGACTTATGGCAAGGAAGCAATACTGCAATTAATCGAAGAACGGCAACCTGTAAACCTCAAAACTCCCAAATCACCTAACAATATAACAATACAACAATTTAACAATAAGGCCATTACACCCGAAGAAGTACAAGAAACCAACGGCCTGTCACCATTAAACACTAATACCCCAAATAAAATAATTTTCGAAACCCCCACCGCCCGTTACATCATCAAAGGCAGCCTACCGAAAACTTTTGATAGAATGCTGGTGAGTTTGGACGTGCAGCATTTGGAAACCGCCATAAAATACCGCTGCCGATTAGATTTATACGAAGAAAAGCAAACAAGGAAAGAAGCAAGAGAAGCAAGCGAGAAACTGGATTTGCGCAGCGATTTGGTGGAAAGCGACTTATCAGAACTAACCGATTTACTGGAAGAATACAGAGATAATCAACTGCAACAAACCACCGAAGAAAACTCAAACGACAAAGCTTTAAGCTTACCGGAACAAGCGAAGTGTAAAGCGTTCCTGAAAAAACAAAACTTGATAGAACATCTTAACGATTTGATCGGCCAATCGGGCATCGTAGGCGAAGAGAACAACCGATTGTTTTTGTTCATTATTGGCACGAGCCACAAAATGCCCGGCACGCTGCATGCGCTGATACAAGGCAGTTCGGGCAGCGGAAAAACGCACCTTTTGAGCAAAATAGCCGCTTTAATGCCCGATGAACGAGTAGTGAAATTTACCCGTGTTACGGAAAACAGTTTTTACAACTACGATGAATATTATTTTCAAGGGAAACTGGTTTGTTTGGAAGACATCGACGGGCTGAAAGAAGAAGCCTTGTTTGCCTGGCGCGAGCTGATCAGCAACGAACAGCTCAGCAGCTCTACCAGTCAAAAGGACGAGAACGGCAACATCCGCAGCGCACAGCGTATTGTTCGCGGCCCGATGGCTTCGATATGCGCCACCACGCACGGACAAATTTATGAAGACAACATGAGCCGTATGTTTATTGTGGCCGTTGATGAAAGCAGCGAGCAAACCCAAAAGATCATGAACTACCAAAGCAAAACCGCCAGCGGAACGATAGAAAAAAAGCTGGAAGTTGAAGCAAAGGAATTTTTGCAAAACAGCATCCGCATGTTAAAGCCGCTGAAAGTAATCAACCCCTATGCCGACAAGATAAAACTACCACCGCAAGCCCATAAAATAAGGCGTTTACACGAACTGTTTTTGAGTTTTGTAAAACAAGTGACCTTAATCCACCAATACCAGCGCAAGCGAGATGACCGGGGCAGAATTATCACCGAACCCGAAGACCTGAAAACAGCCGTAGAGATCATGTTCGACAGTATTTTTTTGAAAGTGGACGAGTTGGACGGCTCATTGCGGCAGTTCTTTGAGCAGCTGAAGGCGTATGTTTTGGCAAAAGAAAACCCGCAAAACTATGAATTCATGCAACGGGAAATCCGGCATAGTCTAAACCTTAGTAAATCGGCTACACACCGATATTTAAACAATCTTTTAGAGTTAGAATATCTTTCGGTTACAGGTGGTTATCAAAATAAGGGATTACGTTATAAAGTATCGTATTGGGACAATGTTGTAAAGTTGCGTGAGCAGATTAAAGAATATCTTAACAATCAATTAGATAAGCTCTAA
- a CDS encoding helix-turn-helix domain-containing protein — MTIAERIKIIRQQKNISQSELAKAADINVKSLSRYEIGTSIPPANALKAIADALGVSADVLLSDDNTQIKDKELLKKFEIIQEMNGEAVKMIINFLDLAIRDYKTKQTYTS; from the coding sequence ATGACCATCGCAGAGCGCATTAAAATAATCCGACAACAGAAAAACATATCACAAAGTGAACTTGCTAAGGCTGCTGATATTAATGTAAAAAGTCTTTCACGTTATGAGATTGGAACGAGTATTCCTCCAGCAAATGCATTGAAAGCTATTGCTGATGCACTGGGAGTTTCTGCAGATGTTCTACTGAGTGACGACAATACTCAAATTAAGGACAAGGAACTATTAAAAAAATTTGAAATTATTCAGGAAATGAATGGAGAGGCTGTAAAGATGATTATAAACTTTCTTGATTTAGCTATCCGAGATTATAAAACCAAACAAACTTATACTTCTTAA
- a CDS encoding CHC2 zinc finger domain-containing protein translates to MQIPDIKKRLPIMSVLAHYGIKMNKNDHIICPFHKDDKPSCKIYTDTNTYNCFGCRKTGDVIQFIQDKENCNKHAALKIATELANGGTTENNQNTEVMGISSGKASVKEAENFAELFNRQKDGLPRSHKAQEYLKNRGLEQLQEVGYNSGVNWKKLKQCITFPLKDKSGNIVSLYGRRITESNGYNAEFGKHYYTENRKGLYPGCPDANTETLIITEAIIDCASLQLVINNEQLAMKGISVLTAYGTNGLTAEHIEAIKQLKNLQEIIFFFDGDIAGKEGIIKSTEKLQHLKCKITAVPTPDGEDVNSMFITYGKEAILQLIEERQPANPESNQSSGNQINIPIEVQTQCIASQRLKTDLPNKIIHQTPTARYIIKGTLPKTFDRMLVSLDVQHLETAIKYRCRLDLYEEKQTRKEAREASEKLDLRSDLVENDLSELTDLLEEYRDNQLQQITEENSNDKALRLPEQAKCKAFLQKEDLIQNLNELIGQSGIVGEENNRLFLFIIGTSHKMKDTLHALIQGSSGSGKTHLLSKIAALMPSERVVKFTRVTENSFYNYDEYYFQGKLVCLEDIDGLKEEALFAWRELISNEQLSSSTSQKDENGNIRSAQRIVRGPMASICATTHGQIYEDNMSCMFIVAVDESSEQTQKIMNYQSKTASGTIEKKLEVEAKEFLQNSIRMLKPLKVINPYADKIKLPPQAHKIRRLHELFLSFVKQVALIHQYQRKRDDRGRIITDPEDLKIAVEIMFDSIFLKVDELDGSLRQFFEQLKAYVLAKENPQNYEFMQREIRHSLNLSKSATHRYLNNLLELEYLSVTGGYQNKGLRYKVSYWDNVVKLREQIKEYLNNQLDKL, encoded by the coding sequence ATGCAAATCCCCGACATCAAAAAACGGCTACCTATAATGAGTGTTTTGGCGCATTACGGCATTAAAATGAATAAGAATGATCATATTATATGCCCGTTCCATAAGGACGATAAGCCAAGCTGCAAGATTTATACAGACACTAACACTTACAACTGCTTTGGCTGCAGAAAAACCGGCGATGTGATACAGTTTATCCAGGACAAAGAGAATTGCAACAAACACGCTGCCCTGAAAATAGCCACGGAACTGGCCAATGGCGGCACAACAGAAAACAACCAAAATACTGAAGTTATGGGGATTTCTTCAGGTAAGGCTAGCGTGAAGGAGGCCGAAAACTTTGCCGAACTATTTAACAGGCAAAAAGACGGCCTCCCACGCAGCCATAAAGCACAGGAGTATCTCAAAAACCGTGGGCTGGAACAATTACAAGAAGTTGGCTATAACTCAGGAGTAAACTGGAAAAAGCTCAAACAGTGCATTACGTTCCCATTGAAAGACAAAAGCGGAAACATTGTAAGCCTGTACGGCAGGAGAATAACAGAAAGCAATGGTTATAACGCAGAATTTGGCAAACACTACTACACCGAAAACCGCAAAGGACTTTACCCGGGTTGTCCGGATGCAAATACAGAAACGTTAATCATCACCGAGGCTATTATCGACTGTGCCAGTCTCCAATTAGTAATTAATAATGAGCAATTAGCAATGAAAGGCATCTCCGTATTAACCGCCTATGGTACTAATGGACTTACTGCAGAGCATATCGAAGCAATAAAACAATTAAAAAACTTACAAGAAATTATTTTCTTTTTTGATGGTGATATAGCCGGAAAAGAAGGTATAATTAAAAGCACCGAAAAACTACAGCACCTAAAATGCAAGATTACAGCCGTGCCAACGCCCGATGGCGAAGACGTAAACAGTATGTTCATAACTTATGGCAAAGAAGCCATATTGCAACTCATCGAAGAACGGCAGCCTGCCAATCCAGAATCTAATCAATCATCTGGCAATCAAATAAATATCCCTATAGAAGTACAGACGCAATGCATTGCGTCTCAACGGTTAAAAACAGATCTTCCCAACAAGATAATCCACCAAACCCCCACCGCCCGTTACATTATCAAAGGCACTTTACCGAAAACTTTTGACAGAATGCTGGTGAGTTTGGACGTGCAGCATTTGGAAACCGCCATAAAATACCGCTGCCGATTAGATTTATACGAAGAAAAGCAAACAAGGAAAGAAGCAAGAGAAGCAAGCGAGAAACTGGACTTACGCAGCGATTTGGTAGAAAACGACTTATCAGAACTAACCGATTTACTGGAAGAATACAGAGATAATCAACTGCAACAAATCACCGAAGAAAACTCAAACGACAAAGCTTTAAGGTTGCCGGAACAAGCCAAATGCAAAGCCTTTCTGCAGAAAGAAGATTTAATACAAAACCTAAACGAATTGATCGGCCAAAGCGGCATCGTGGGCGAAGAAAACAACCGTTTGTTTTTGTTTATTATCGGTACGAGCCATAAAATGAAAGATACGCTACATGCTTTAATACAAGGCAGCTCGGGCAGCGGCAAGACGCACCTTTTGAGTAAAATAGCCGCACTGATGCCAAGTGAACGAGTGGTGAAATTTACCCGTGTTACGGAAAACAGCTTTTACAACTACGATGAATATTATTTTCAAGGGAAACTGGTTTGTTTGGAAGACATCGACGGACTGAAAGAAGAAGCCTTGTTTGCCTGGCGCGAGCTGATCAGCAACGAACAACTCAGCAGCTCCACCAGTCAAAAGGACGAAAACGGAAACATACGCAGCGCACAGCGTATTGTTCGTGGCCCGATGGCTTCGATATGCGCCACCACGCACGGACAAATTTATGAAGACAACATGAGCTGTATGTTTATTGTGGCCGTTGATGAAAGCAGCGAGCAAACCCAAAAGATCATGAACTACCAAAGCAAAACCGCCAGCGGAACGATAGAAAAAAAGCTGGAAGTTGAAGCAAAGGAATTTTTGCAAAACAGCATCCGCATGTTAAAACCGTTGAAAGTAATCAACCCCTATGCCGACAAGATAAAACTGCCACCCCAAGCCCACAAAATACGGCGTTTGCACGAACTGTTTTTAAGCTTCGTAAAGCAAGTGGCATTGATCCACCAATACCAACGAAAGCGAGATGACCGGGGCAGAATAATCACCGACCCCGAAGACCTGAAAATAGCCGTAGAGATCATGTTCGACAGTATTTTTTTGAAAGTCGACGAGTTGGACGGTTCATTGCGGCAGTTCTTTGAGCAGCTAAAAGCCTACGTTTTGGCAAAAGAAAACCCGCAAAACTATGAATTCATGCAACGGGAAATCCGGCATAGTCTAAACCTTAGTAAATCGGCTACACACCGATATTTAAACAATCTTTTAGAGTTAGAATATCTTTCGGTTACAGGTGGTTATCAAAATAAGGGATTACGTTATAAAGTATCGTATTGGGACAATGTTGTAAAGTTGCGTGAGCAGATTAAAGAATATCTTAACAATCAATTAGATAAGCTCTAA
- the istA gene encoding IS21 family transposase codes for MWYKVKELSENGFNKSQISREIGIDRRTVKRYLSMGEEDFHDWIRQGKNLPRKLAAYADFVKDELNEHADLSAAQIEDHLKEKYADDLPEVHSKTVYNFVQMIREKYNIPKPRSESQRDFGQLPQTPYGQEAQVDFGETYMRTVEGNRRKVYFFAILLSRSRHKFVYFQERPFTATDAVYAHFLAFEFFGGIPRKIIYDQDCVFIKDENLGDYKLTHEFNSFVQNQPFKAVFCRKADPQSKGKIENVVGYIKNNFLRGRPFRGISLLNEEGLAWLARTANAKKHTTTHKVPYKEWKIEKQYLLPYKKQQLSHEQTLRSHTVRKNNTVLLHKNSYQLPLGTYKGPGSKVLYSIKEGKVFFYRSSGNNGLITSYDLCIGEGEYLRNTDFRRDKSKTLPQTYAEALERLGNTDKAKFYLELIKSDKSRYYHDNLRAIAKKITGFTQQHIDKGLDYCMECQYYNANSLYQAIIHIANQAEKNSKTKVNIERPQTTKFMEKATIKADTSNINTYEKLF; via the coding sequence ATGTGGTACAAAGTTAAAGAATTATCAGAAAATGGTTTCAATAAAAGCCAGATTTCAAGAGAAATTGGCATTGACCGCCGAACCGTAAAACGCTATTTAAGCATGGGTGAAGAAGATTTCCATGATTGGATACGCCAGGGAAAAAACCTGCCCCGAAAACTTGCAGCTTATGCAGATTTCGTTAAAGATGAACTAAATGAGCATGCAGATTTGTCGGCAGCGCAAATTGAAGATCACTTGAAAGAAAAATACGCAGATGACCTGCCTGAAGTACACAGTAAAACAGTGTATAATTTTGTGCAAATGATCCGTGAAAAGTACAATATTCCCAAACCAAGATCGGAGAGTCAACGGGACTTCGGCCAATTACCACAGACGCCTTACGGACAAGAGGCTCAGGTCGATTTTGGCGAGACTTACATGCGCACTGTCGAAGGCAATCGACGAAAGGTTTATTTCTTTGCAATATTACTTTCCCGTTCACGGCATAAATTTGTTTATTTTCAAGAAAGGCCCTTCACTGCTACTGATGCGGTTTATGCTCATTTTCTTGCATTTGAGTTTTTTGGAGGCATCCCCCGAAAAATAATTTATGACCAGGACTGTGTTTTCATAAAAGATGAAAACCTTGGCGATTATAAGCTGACCCATGAGTTCAACAGTTTTGTACAAAACCAGCCATTTAAAGCTGTTTTTTGTCGGAAAGCTGACCCTCAAAGCAAGGGAAAGATCGAGAATGTGGTCGGTTATATAAAGAACAATTTTTTAAGGGGAAGGCCCTTCAGGGGCATCAGTTTACTCAATGAGGAAGGGCTGGCATGGCTTGCACGAACAGCAAATGCAAAAAAACATACCACTACCCACAAAGTGCCTTATAAAGAATGGAAAATCGAAAAACAATATCTTTTACCTTACAAAAAACAGCAATTGTCACATGAACAAACATTACGGTCGCATACCGTAAGAAAAAACAATACTGTTTTATTGCACAAAAACAGCTACCAGCTTCCCCTTGGCACATACAAAGGGCCTGGTTCAAAGGTACTTTATTCCATAAAAGAAGGGAAAGTATTCTTTTACCGATCCTCCGGGAATAACGGGTTGATCACAAGTTATGACCTGTGCATAGGTGAAGGGGAATACCTGCGCAACACGGACTTTAGGCGCGATAAATCAAAAACACTTCCACAGACTTATGCCGAAGCACTGGAAAGGTTGGGCAATACAGACAAAGCCAAATTTTACCTTGAACTGATCAAAAGCGATAAGTCAAGATACTACCACGACAACCTGCGGGCAATAGCCAAAAAAATCACAGGCTTTACGCAACAGCATATCGATAAAGGCCTTGATTATTGCATGGAATGTCAATATTACAATGCGAACAGTCTCTATCAGGCCATAATCCATATTGCAAACCAAGCAGAAAAGAACAGTAAAACGAAGGTAAACATAGAGCGCCCTCAAACCACTAAATTTATGGAAAAAGCTACTATTAAGGCCGACACAAGCAACAT
- a CDS encoding helix-turn-helix domain-containing protein, translating to MTIAERIKIIRQQKNISQSELAKAADINVKSLSRYEIGTSIPPANALKAIADALGVSADVLLSDDNTQIKDKELLKKFEIIQEMNGEAKKMIINFLDLAIRDYKTKQTYTS from the coding sequence ATGACCATCGCAGAGCGCATTAAAATAATCCGACAACAGAAAAACATATCACAAAGTGAACTTGCTAAGGCTGCTGATATTAATGTAAAAAGTCTTTCACGTTATGAGATTGGAACGAGTATTCCTCCAGCAAATGCATTGAAAGCTATTGCTGATGCACTGGGAGTTTCTGCAGATGTTCTACTGAGTGACGACAATACTCAAATTAAGGACAAGGAACTATTAAAAAAATTTGAAATTATTCAGGAAATGAATGGAGAGGCTAAAAAGATGATTATAAACTTTCTTGATTTAGCTATCCGAGATTATAAAACCAAACAAACTTATACTTCTTAA
- a CDS encoding YARHG domain-containing protein, giving the protein MRTIVFIFLMTLVGCNQAQNKLDELINPTEINRTRFVGTVNNTPIYQNSETGDLYKLIENPNEISGTYYYKLFQKGKRGFNESNISKSTQYIFDDYIVSFIAIRSSSKPYTYKNEVYLEYPGGEVFLAPYQLFDYCIDTKTNYLFFKKSDIDSEHPKYTDGDYIAQKIWYVDLNEANPKPKQLPIRGFGMEIIDDYLYFYDYYNKVAYDSKYNLYRVKIGEWENAEMVFRQTYSKGYIYPDQELLFARIILNHKGVNIIYNTETHSYARLDENDIYNTGHKIENTSSTAGASFYSEKYDAAFWKGKTRLHYITKLPDKYPHKFREVRGVLEDGTNGIHYQGYESFDDLPQKVDLRLPIDEREKMYNFPRPPKPFTGTFITDELMYNATKEELGKLSSTTLRLLRNAFFARLGYSFESEDLQEFFMQFNWYENSLDRKKLTNNEIIVPPQDKKRVELIMGVEQGK; this is encoded by the coding sequence ATGAGAACAATTGTTTTTATTTTTTTAATGACACTGGTTGGGTGTAATCAGGCACAAAACAAATTGGATGAACTAATTAACCCGACAGAAATTAACAGAACTCGTTTTGTAGGGACAGTAAATAATACTCCTATTTATCAAAATAGTGAAACTGGTGATTTATATAAACTTATAGAAAACCCGAATGAAATAAGTGGAACCTATTATTATAAATTATTTCAAAAAGGGAAAAGAGGCTTTAATGAGAGTAATATTAGTAAGTCGACCCAATATATTTTTGATGACTACATTGTTTCTTTTATTGCTATTCGTTCTTCCAGCAAACCCTACACGTATAAGAACGAAGTTTACCTTGAATATCCGGGAGGAGAAGTTTTTTTAGCTCCTTATCAGTTGTTTGATTATTGCATTGATACAAAAACTAACTATCTATTTTTTAAAAAAAGTGATATTGATTCAGAGCACCCTAAATATACCGATGGAGATTATATTGCCCAAAAAATATGGTATGTTGATTTAAATGAAGCCAATCCTAAACCTAAACAATTACCAATTCGAGGTTTTGGTATGGAAATTATAGACGACTACCTTTATTTTTATGATTATTACAATAAGGTAGCTTATGATAGTAAATATAATCTTTACCGGGTGAAAATAGGAGAATGGGAAAACGCAGAAATGGTATTCCGTCAAACCTATAGCAAAGGATATATTTATCCTGATCAAGAATTATTATTTGCAAGGATTATTCTAAATCATAAAGGCGTAAATATCATCTATAATACAGAAACTCATAGCTATGCGCGGTTAGATGAAAATGATATTTACAACACTGGTCATAAAATAGAAAACACATCATCCACAGCAGGAGCATCCTTTTATTCAGAAAAATATGATGCAGCTTTTTGGAAGGGGAAAACCCGATTGCATTATATTACAAAATTACCTGATAAATATCCGCATAAATTCAGGGAAGTTAGGGGTGTACTTGAAGATGGCACAAATGGCATACATTATCAGGGTTATGAATCATTTGATGATTTGCCCCAAAAAGTGGATTTAAGACTACCAATTGATGAGAGGGAAAAGATGTATAATTTTCCCCGCCCGCCTAAACCATTTACTGGTACTTTCATTACCGATGAATTGATGTATAATGCAACAAAAGAAGAGCTAGGAAAATTATCATCAACGACGCTCAGGCTACTACGGAATGCTTTTTTTGCCAGACTGGGCTATAGTTTTGAAAGTGAGGATTTACAAGAATTTTTTATGCAATTTAACTGGTATGAAAACTCACTTGATCGAAAGAAATTAACCAATAATGAAATAATTGTACCTCCCCAAGACAAAAAACGCGTTGAATTGATTATGGGGGTGGAGCAGGGGAAATAG